From the Bdellovibrio reynosensis genome, one window contains:
- a CDS encoding xanthine dehydrogenase small subunit, with translation MTHSTERQSIHIFINGRQHQISGDDAFLPLAQYLRLKADLPGTKVVCAEGDCGACTALVAKWNKNNWSAFQTLNSCIAPVYLFDLASVVTVEGLTFEDELNEVQTKMQQFHGGQCGYCTPGMVCALSGLAESCSKSGQQITEKKARNHLTGNLCRCTGYEPILNAAINVDLTKWISLAERYLTTSNKEVCLQLAADSIAIQGTNKELHVPTELAKALTLKKQSPGIRIVSGATDLGVLHNKGKFFLDKVLVLNRIPELSKLEMNAQTIEVGAGVSLTQFENFTENHHAELSRLLRVFASPQIKNQGTLAGNVLNGSPIGDSIPALLVLNAQLNLASTQGQRQVPLTSFYKAYKTFDLMPDEIATHISVPLLDKSWLTKYYKVSLRKDLDISAVTFAAAIKLKDGLITEARIALGGVGPTVVRMPEIEKMLTGQAMTEALFKTAGQKARALIKPLSDLRATDEYRLKVVENLFHKFFIEYRNENETAVSSSEEQAYVGR, from the coding sequence ATGACTCACTCGACAGAACGCCAATCAATTCATATCTTTATCAACGGCCGCCAGCACCAGATTTCCGGGGATGATGCTTTTCTTCCTCTGGCTCAATATCTGCGCTTAAAAGCGGACCTTCCGGGAACAAAAGTAGTTTGCGCTGAAGGCGACTGTGGGGCTTGTACGGCCCTCGTAGCAAAGTGGAATAAAAATAATTGGTCTGCTTTTCAAACTTTAAATTCCTGCATCGCGCCAGTTTATCTTTTTGATTTAGCTTCTGTAGTAACCGTTGAAGGTTTGACCTTCGAAGACGAGTTGAATGAAGTTCAAACAAAGATGCAGCAGTTCCACGGTGGCCAATGCGGTTACTGCACTCCGGGAATGGTTTGCGCCCTTTCAGGCCTTGCTGAAAGTTGCTCTAAGAGTGGCCAACAGATCACAGAGAAAAAAGCTCGCAATCACTTAACTGGAAACCTGTGCCGTTGTACGGGCTATGAGCCGATCTTAAATGCAGCAATCAATGTTGATTTAACCAAATGGATTTCTTTAGCTGAAAGATATCTAACTACTTCGAATAAAGAAGTGTGCCTGCAGTTAGCTGCTGATAGCATCGCGATTCAAGGCACTAACAAGGAACTGCACGTTCCTACTGAGCTTGCTAAAGCCTTAACACTTAAAAAACAATCTCCCGGCATTCGCATTGTTTCTGGCGCCACTGATCTTGGAGTTTTGCATAATAAGGGAAAATTCTTTCTTGATAAGGTTTTGGTGTTAAACCGCATCCCTGAATTATCTAAATTAGAAATGAATGCGCAAACAATCGAAGTTGGAGCAGGTGTTTCTTTAACACAATTTGAAAACTTCACAGAAAATCATCACGCGGAACTAAGCCGCTTATTGCGTGTGTTTGCTTCGCCGCAAATTAAAAACCAAGGGACTTTAGCTGGGAATGTTTTAAATGGCTCTCCGATTGGTGATTCGATTCCTGCTTTATTGGTTTTAAATGCGCAGTTAAATTTAGCGTCGACGCAAGGTCAGCGTCAGGTCCCACTTACTAGCTTTTACAAAGCTTATAAAACTTTTGATTTAATGCCTGATGAAATTGCCACGCATATTTCGGTTCCGCTTTTAGATAAAAGTTGGCTTACGAAATACTATAAAGTTTCTTTACGTAAGGACTTGGATATTTCTGCTGTCACCTTTGCAGCGGCAATTAAGCTAAAAGACGGTCTTATCACAGAAGCTAGAATTGCTTTAGGGGGCGTAGGCCCAACGGTTGTGCGCATGCCAGAAATCGAAAAGATGTTAACAGGCCAAGCGATGACTGAAGCCTTATTTAAAACTGCGGGGCAAAAAGCTCGCGCTTTGATTAAGCCCTTGTCTGATCTAAGAGCCACCGACGAATACCGCTTAAAGGTTGTCGAAAATCTTTTCCATAAATTCTTTATTGAATATCGCAACGAAAATGAAACAGCCGTATCTAGTTCTGAGGAGCAAGCCTATGTCGGTCGGTAA
- a CDS encoding DMT family transporter encodes MVLNLFLPILAGCSIVLQGVLNRNSSFHIGLVSAIFLNAIVFSVLSGILWIAFKYEYLPEFASLSAKSFTDLQWWQFLPGICGFVIVLCTPLAINFLGANLTFAAVIITQLVFSMLWDSFSNKSIPSISNLTGVGIMIVGLIVLMSGKR; translated from the coding sequence ATGGTACTTAATTTATTTCTTCCGATTTTAGCTGGTTGTTCCATTGTCTTGCAGGGTGTTTTAAACAGAAATTCTTCCTTCCACATTGGTCTTGTTTCCGCCATTTTTTTAAATGCTATTGTGTTTTCTGTGCTATCGGGAATCCTCTGGATTGCCTTTAAATATGAGTATCTCCCAGAGTTCGCTTCATTGTCCGCAAAGTCATTCACTGATTTGCAATGGTGGCAATTTCTTCCGGGCATTTGTGGTTTTGTGATTGTGTTGTGTACTCCACTAGCGATTAATTTTTTAGGTGCGAATTTAACTTTCGCCGCCGTGATCATCACGCAACTTGTGTTCAGTATGTTGTGGGATTCTTTTTCGAACAAATCGATTCCGTCGATTTCAAATCTTACGGGTGTAGGAATTATGATTGTGGGATTGATAGTTCTTATGTCGGGGAAACGCTAG
- a CDS encoding four-helix bundle copper-binding protein — protein sequence MGNRSSQVQGRQVRTEEMASTIMQECIKNCMECFQTCTSLVQHCLGMGGEHAEPFHIGVLQACSYVCETSSKLMLINSEFHSDMCRICADICIACAVDCEKLGPNDPMMKHCAEVCRRCAESCSKMAAH from the coding sequence ATGGGGAATCGTTCATCGCAGGTTCAAGGAAGACAAGTTCGAACGGAAGAGATGGCTTCAACCATCATGCAAGAATGTATTAAAAACTGTATGGAGTGCTTTCAAACCTGCACATCACTTGTTCAGCATTGCTTAGGAATGGGCGGCGAACATGCCGAGCCATTTCATATTGGCGTGCTTCAGGCCTGCTCCTACGTCTGCGAAACAAGCTCCAAACTTATGCTTATCAATTCAGAATTTCATAGCGACATGTGCCGCATTTGTGCAGATATTTGCATCGCCTGCGCTGTGGATTGCGAAAAACTGGGGCCCAACGACCCGATGATGAAACACTGTGCAGAAGTTTGCCGTCGCTGTGCGGAAAGCTGCAGCAAAATGGCAGCTCATTAA
- a CDS encoding glycoside hydrolase family 13 protein: MNSHIWWKEAVVYQIYPRSFMDSNGDGVGDLQGIISKLDYLKNLGINVIWICPMYKSPQDDNGYDISDYQDIHDEFGTMADFDQLLTEVHRRGMKLIIDLVINHTSDEHPWFIESRSSLNNPKRDWYIWRDGKDGKEPNNWESIFGGSAWKYDELTKQYFMHVFSSRQPDLNWENLDMRKSVYSMINWWMDKGIDGFRIDAISHMKKEPGLADMPNPQNLEYVPSYDKHMNVPGIMEYLTDICKNTFVKYDIMTVGEANGVSTKDAYQWVGEDQKKLNMIIQFEHVGLWDTNPEKRIDLSKVKEVFTRWQKGLENRGWNALFVENHDVPRIISKWGDVGTFWKESATSIATMYFMMQGTPFIYQGQEIGMTNTVFGGPEDFNDVSAKNTFTIKRKQGVSDAAITAELTPLSRDNARTPMQWNGETNAGFTTGKPWLKVNPNFAKINVQSQIEDQSSIFQFYKKLIQLRKDNPVFIYGSYDLLMAEDPQVYAYTRSYQGKKMLVISNLSNKSAFFKESGMELNGDNLLLANHPVPKHGILQIIELKPFESRIYRLS, translated from the coding sequence ATGAATTCCCACATCTGGTGGAAAGAAGCCGTCGTTTATCAAATTTATCCCCGCAGTTTTATGGATTCAAACGGCGATGGAGTGGGTGATCTTCAAGGCATCATTTCGAAATTGGATTATCTCAAAAACCTAGGGATCAATGTTATCTGGATTTGTCCTATGTACAAATCTCCTCAGGATGATAACGGCTATGACATCAGTGACTACCAAGATATCCACGATGAATTCGGAACGATGGCAGACTTTGACCAATTGTTAACCGAAGTTCACCGCCGTGGAATGAAACTGATTATCGATCTAGTGATCAACCACACCAGCGATGAACATCCATGGTTTATTGAGTCCCGCAGTTCATTAAACAATCCAAAACGTGATTGGTATATCTGGCGCGATGGAAAAGACGGCAAAGAGCCCAACAACTGGGAAAGTATTTTCGGCGGTTCTGCTTGGAAGTACGATGAATTGACGAAGCAATATTTTATGCACGTCTTTTCAAGCCGCCAGCCTGATCTGAACTGGGAAAACTTGGACATGCGAAAGTCCGTTTATTCCATGATCAATTGGTGGATGGATAAGGGGATTGATGGCTTCCGTATCGATGCTATCAGCCACATGAAAAAAGAGCCGGGATTGGCCGATATGCCGAACCCTCAGAACCTTGAGTACGTTCCTTCCTATGATAAACACATGAATGTCCCTGGTATCATGGAATATCTGACTGACATCTGTAAGAACACTTTCGTGAAATACGACATCATGACGGTGGGTGAGGCGAACGGAGTTTCTACAAAAGATGCTTATCAGTGGGTGGGGGAGGATCAAAAGAAACTGAATATGATCATTCAGTTTGAACACGTCGGTCTTTGGGATACGAATCCCGAAAAACGCATTGATCTATCAAAGGTGAAAGAAGTCTTCACTCGTTGGCAAAAAGGTTTAGAAAATCGCGGATGGAATGCGTTGTTCGTTGAAAACCACGACGTTCCAAGAATTATTTCTAAATGGGGAGATGTCGGTACCTTCTGGAAAGAAAGCGCCACCTCTATAGCGACTATGTATTTTATGATGCAAGGAACTCCGTTTATCTATCAAGGCCAAGAAATCGGAATGACCAATACAGTCTTCGGTGGCCCAGAGGATTTTAACGATGTGTCTGCTAAAAACACTTTCACAATTAAACGTAAACAGGGGGTCAGCGATGCCGCGATCACTGCGGAACTCACGCCTCTAAGCCGTGACAATGCAAGGACTCCGATGCAGTGGAATGGTGAAACCAATGCAGGGTTTACCACAGGCAAACCCTGGTTGAAGGTGAATCCTAACTTTGCGAAGATCAATGTGCAGTCTCAAATCGAAGATCAAAGCTCTATTTTTCAGTTTTATAAAAAGCTAATTCAGCTTAGAAAAGACAACCCGGTTTTTATCTATGGCAGCTACGACCTTTTAATGGCTGAAGATCCGCAAGTTTATGCCTATACTCGCTCTTATCAAGGTAAGAAGATGCTAGTGATAAGCAACCTTTCTAACAAATCAGCGTTCTTTAAAGAATCGGGGATGGAGTTGAATGGTGACAACCTGCTATTAGCTAACCACCCAGTTCCCAAACATGGAATTTTACAGATTATTGAGCTTAAGCCGTTTGAAAGCCGTATTTATCGTCTTTCTTAG
- a CDS encoding ATP-binding protein, giving the protein MDFKTLFEQAPDLYCVLLPDFTVIAVSDAYNRATKTRREEMIGKTMFEVFPDNPDDPNATGVTNLRHSLETALRTKQPDSMAVQKYDIRRPQEEGGGFEERYWSPVNTPILNEQGEVIYLLHKAQDVTDFINLKKQEQWRTQESEQWRSRAIQVESDIYERAQEIQKANKELAAKERELRKLYEKLTELDRQKTQFFANVSHELRTPLTLIIGPVDQLLKSPEITAKTKELLELIRKNAMALLRQVNDLLDIAKFDAGELAAHYEQIQLNEFVKRIADNFSVLAQEKNIQFTLDLPEELKVEVDPDKLQKIVMNLLGNAFKFTPANGKIRISLENKVKEGRPYFVLSVADSGPGIPENQRKNIFERFFQIEDSKVRQKGGTGLGLSIVKDFTDLLQGKVEVSQAQEGGAQFIIEIPMIAPEKTEVFTSIHEGSQELTQQQMISELIEEKSETTPEFYKDEESDQAVILVVEDNSALRNFVASCLSAEFRCVTAGDGLEGYRQAQLIKPDLILTDLMMPKYDGTYLIDHLRLDQEIKDIPVIVLTARADDKLRMDLLSRGAADYLLKPFPPEELLVRVRNHVSYYRAKRLLQTELEMQGEDLDEMVRELASANQELKRLSKMKDEFLATLSHELRTPASIIFSYSEMLKEEELESEFMIEAIEAVNRNAKMQLRLVSDLLDIARSMKGKISLAREKILFEDVLQEVLQSQNYFAKEKGVELKFKTGPALPPIWADPVRLSQILGNLISNAIKFTHPGGHILIEAVQNKGFINVSVIDDGEGITPDYLPHIFKPFTQQNSTLARSHTGLGLGLSIVQHLVQLHGGTISAHSEGLNRGSKFLLSLPVFDEKLISNFDSIQRQDGDLHH; this is encoded by the coding sequence GTGGACTTTAAAACTCTGTTTGAACAGGCACCAGATTTATACTGTGTACTTCTTCCTGATTTTACCGTCATTGCTGTTTCGGATGCCTACAATCGCGCTACTAAAACCCGTCGTGAGGAAATGATCGGAAAAACCATGTTCGAAGTTTTTCCAGATAATCCCGATGATCCGAACGCTACAGGCGTCACGAATCTTCGCCATTCATTAGAAACGGCCTTACGTACAAAACAACCTGATTCGATGGCGGTGCAAAAATATGACATCCGCCGACCTCAAGAAGAAGGCGGTGGTTTTGAAGAGCGATACTGGAGCCCTGTCAACACGCCAATCTTAAATGAACAGGGCGAGGTCATTTATCTTCTTCATAAAGCGCAAGATGTTACTGACTTTATCAACCTAAAAAAACAAGAGCAGTGGCGCACCCAAGAGTCCGAGCAGTGGCGCAGTCGTGCCATTCAAGTTGAGTCTGACATTTATGAGCGAGCTCAAGAGATACAAAAAGCCAATAAAGAATTGGCGGCAAAAGAACGGGAGCTGCGCAAATTATATGAAAAACTGACAGAGCTTGATCGTCAGAAAACGCAATTTTTTGCAAACGTCAGTCACGAACTACGAACCCCGCTGACACTAATAATTGGCCCTGTGGACCAGCTTTTAAAGTCGCCAGAAATAACCGCCAAGACTAAAGAACTTTTAGAACTGATTCGTAAAAATGCCATGGCTCTTTTAAGGCAAGTTAATGACTTGCTGGATATAGCGAAATTTGATGCTGGGGAGTTAGCGGCCCATTATGAACAAATTCAACTTAATGAATTCGTAAAACGTATTGCTGATAACTTTAGCGTCTTAGCTCAGGAAAAAAATATTCAGTTTACTTTGGATCTTCCGGAAGAGTTAAAAGTCGAAGTGGATCCAGATAAGCTGCAAAAAATAGTGATGAATTTATTGGGTAATGCTTTTAAGTTCACTCCTGCTAACGGTAAAATTCGTATTTCGCTTGAAAACAAGGTGAAGGAAGGTCGACCGTATTTTGTATTAAGCGTGGCGGATAGCGGACCAGGGATTCCTGAAAATCAGCGTAAAAATATTTTTGAACGATTCTTTCAAATTGAGGATTCAAAGGTACGGCAAAAAGGTGGAACTGGGTTGGGCCTTTCTATTGTTAAAGACTTCACCGACCTTTTACAAGGTAAGGTCGAAGTGTCCCAAGCCCAGGAAGGTGGGGCTCAATTTATCATTGAAATTCCAATGATTGCCCCTGAAAAAACTGAAGTCTTTACTTCGATTCATGAAGGCAGCCAAGAACTGACTCAGCAACAAATGATTTCAGAATTAATTGAAGAAAAATCAGAAACGACTCCTGAATTCTATAAGGATGAAGAATCTGATCAGGCCGTGATTTTAGTGGTCGAAGATAATTCAGCCCTTAGAAATTTTGTCGCGAGCTGCTTAAGTGCGGAATTTCGCTGCGTCACTGCGGGCGATGGCCTTGAAGGCTATCGGCAAGCGCAATTGATTAAGCCTGATTTAATCCTGACGGACTTAATGATGCCTAAATACGATGGAACCTACTTAATTGATCATCTGCGTTTGGATCAAGAGATTAAAGATATTCCCGTCATCGTGCTTACCGCACGCGCAGATGATAAGTTAAGAATGGATCTATTATCCCGCGGGGCTGCTGATTATCTTTTAAAACCATTTCCGCCTGAAGAGCTGCTTGTGCGCGTGCGTAATCATGTCAGTTATTATCGTGCTAAAAGACTTTTGCAAACAGAACTTGAAATGCAAGGTGAAGACCTAGACGAAATGGTGCGTGAACTGGCCTCTGCCAATCAGGAACTAAAACGTCTTAGTAAAATGAAGGATGAATTCTTGGCGACCCTGTCCCATGAGCTTAGAACTCCGGCAAGTATCATTTTCAGTTATTCAGAAATGTTAAAAGAAGAAGAATTAGAAAGTGAATTTATGATAGAAGCAATCGAGGCTGTGAATCGTAACGCCAAAATGCAGCTTCGCTTAGTGTCTGATTTGCTTGATATCGCTCGTAGTATGAAAGGAAAAATTTCCCTGGCTCGAGAAAAGATACTTTTTGAAGACGTGCTTCAAGAAGTGCTGCAGTCACAAAACTATTTTGCAAAAGAAAAAGGCGTGGAGCTTAAATTTAAAACGGGTCCAGCCTTGCCACCGATATGGGCCGACCCAGTGCGGCTGTCACAGATTTTAGGCAACTTGATTTCTAACGCTATTAAATTTACCCATCCTGGGGGACACATCCTAATAGAAGCAGTTCAGAATAAAGGTTTTATTAATGTCTCTGTGATTGATGACGGCGAAGGAATCACTCCAGATTACTTACCCCACATTTTTAAGCCGTTTACGCAGCAGAACTCTACGTTGGCTAGATCCCATACAGGCTTAGGACTGGGACTTTCCATCGTCCAACATTTGGTGCAACTTCATGGTGGCACTATTTCAGCCCACAGCGAAGGTTTAAACAGAGGCTCTAAGTTCCTATTAAGTTTACCTGTGTTTGATGAAAAGTTGATTTCAAACTTTGATAGCATCCAACGGCAGGACGGGGACTTGCACCACTAA
- a CDS encoding L-sorbosone dehydrogenase, with protein sequence MRLILIFSSLFLVQCTSPSIKNFPAVRTTAGSNLVLDKSGYLYDPLDTSCDGYPRVQVETMPGTCLGLVLPRERALDRATDKGFIKPRTIVQIPGTPNFLVVDMGGWSPKNGRLFLLKKSAKGPYEIQLLKAQLETPHGLALGPDKYFYIGERTQISKFQLNANLQPADWQLVIGNLVRKEGYMHPLSQFVFDPRNGDLYINSGSPSDHCVVQGTGAYKTCPEDSAQGNGAIYRIPAQLLKKVPPGGIKYFEVSALGLRNSMAMAVSDAGVLVQGENSRDFPELDEPYEEMNVIHLDQHRGFHYGWPYCYDFHATSPEWLFPENKDLPLHKQFTKPVDCNLKNPSTVGEYQAPWLLMPPHVAPLHMAYYKGSLFKDLFGGRLIVSWHGYQPAGQRLVAYSVDEKGLPLEQKSATSSTYNFNVAGACPVKKPFQPHGGMDRHGEYLEIISKWNEVKGVRPKGAPVGFTEAEDGSIWIVEDRESRTILRLARSQKANYKESCDSRADAVDPQVQLLAWRSIVRSQPALEQGYKEVVSEVIQKNCMGCHGNVQSNDIVQDRFSTLDFLVKNEWVVPKNLEHSKLYGSIARIEGYTPMPPADKPQFFGTAEGVRLNKIVEKWLNLLPANIESIHSRFTLKEKRNVRQVPGTQGKVCGQLLSGDIISIDPRANATVTKDGYTWYRVYLVPSHSRLFKDECRWPEDGVFYIAK encoded by the coding sequence ATGCGTTTAATTTTAATTTTTAGCTCGTTGTTCTTGGTTCAGTGTACAAGCCCTTCTATCAAAAATTTTCCAGCGGTGCGTACTACGGCTGGAAGTAATTTGGTTTTAGATAAAAGCGGATATCTTTATGATCCCTTAGATACTTCATGTGATGGATATCCTAGGGTGCAGGTGGAAACAATGCCTGGTACATGTTTGGGCTTGGTGCTGCCACGAGAACGCGCCTTAGACCGGGCAACTGATAAAGGATTTATTAAACCTCGCACGATTGTGCAAATTCCTGGGACACCGAATTTTTTAGTGGTGGATATGGGCGGATGGTCCCCTAAAAACGGTCGGTTGTTTTTGTTAAAAAAATCAGCAAAAGGTCCCTATGAAATTCAGTTGTTAAAAGCACAACTTGAAACGCCCCATGGTTTGGCTTTAGGGCCGGATAAATACTTTTACATCGGCGAGCGTACCCAGATTTCAAAATTCCAATTAAATGCAAATTTGCAACCCGCGGACTGGCAGCTCGTGATTGGGAACCTAGTGCGAAAAGAAGGGTACATGCATCCCTTATCTCAATTCGTTTTTGATCCCCGGAATGGCGATCTTTATATTAACTCCGGGTCACCCAGTGATCATTGCGTAGTTCAAGGAACGGGCGCATATAAAACTTGTCCCGAGGATTCTGCCCAAGGTAATGGCGCCATTTATCGCATTCCAGCTCAGCTTCTAAAAAAAGTTCCGCCAGGGGGGATCAAGTATTTTGAAGTGTCTGCTTTAGGTCTTAGGAATTCCATGGCCATGGCTGTTTCCGATGCAGGTGTTTTAGTGCAAGGTGAAAATAGCCGCGACTTCCCTGAACTTGATGAACCCTATGAAGAAATGAACGTCATTCATTTAGATCAGCATCGTGGTTTCCACTACGGTTGGCCCTACTGCTATGATTTTCATGCGACTTCGCCAGAATGGTTGTTTCCTGAAAACAAAGATCTTCCTTTGCATAAGCAATTCACTAAACCCGTTGATTGTAATTTAAAAAATCCTTCAACCGTGGGGGAATATCAAGCACCTTGGTTGTTGATGCCCCCGCATGTGGCGCCTTTACATATGGCCTACTATAAAGGGTCCTTGTTTAAAGACCTTTTTGGCGGTCGGTTGATCGTTAGCTGGCATGGTTATCAACCCGCAGGGCAAAGACTTGTGGCTTATTCCGTTGATGAAAAAGGTTTACCCTTAGAGCAGAAGTCAGCAACGTCATCGACATATAATTTCAATGTCGCTGGAGCATGTCCGGTGAAGAAACCTTTCCAACCCCATGGCGGGATGGATCGTCACGGGGAATATTTAGAAATCATTTCGAAATGGAATGAAGTCAAAGGCGTTCGACCTAAAGGGGCGCCGGTGGGATTTACCGAAGCGGAAGATGGATCTATCTGGATTGTTGAAGATCGCGAAAGTCGCACGATCTTACGTTTGGCCAGAAGTCAAAAAGCGAATTACAAAGAAAGTTGTGACTCAAGAGCAGATGCCGTGGATCCCCAAGTGCAATTGTTAGCATGGCGATCCATCGTGCGCAGTCAGCCGGCTTTAGAGCAAGGCTATAAAGAAGTGGTTTCTGAAGTTATTCAAAAAAACTGCATGGGTTGTCACGGCAATGTGCAAAGTAACGACATCGTTCAAGATCGTTTTAGCACTTTGGATTTCTTAGTTAAGAATGAATGGGTTGTGCCTAAAAACCTAGAGCATAGTAAACTTTATGGCTCCATCGCACGCATAGAGGGTTACACTCCAATGCCTCCAGCAGATAAACCCCAGTTTTTCGGAACAGCGGAAGGGGTGCGTTTAAATAAGATTGTTGAAAAGTGGCTGAACCTGTTGCCAGCAAATATTGAAAGTATCCACAGCAGATTTACCTTAAAAGAAAAACGCAATGTTCGCCAGGTTCCGGGTACCCAAGGGAAAGTATGTGGTCAGCTATTATCTGGTGATATTATTTCAATTGATCCGCGTGCGAATGCAACAGTGACTAAAGACGGCTACACCTGGTATCGAGTTTATCTAGTGCCTTCCCACAGTCGATTATTTAAAGACGAGTGCCGTTGGCCAGAAGATGGCGTTTTCTATATCGCGAAGTAA
- a CDS encoding PAS domain S-box protein translates to MKKPIIRVRFYVGFLIASLLVAFITISSDRSTKKLLESSHGIVSSYHIQREIERLALNISNAQTHTRGYYITHQSAFLDEYQAEKRKLSTNIRRLEELIKSNPQQIAQLRELETVLYVRIGQLDSVVKHVSQKKEGDIFTAENVKIFKSHEHKIQTLFAGMLQTEENILAARMEESNRLSTRTFSIVTAGGTLVLVLMNIAAYVVYRDSTRRQRAENELDKFFEFSLDLHVLADMNGNFTKVNPAFERLLGYSAFELTSKTFFNFIHPDDLESTRIEANKLATGEPVIHFENRYIAKDGKVIWLSWIAAPVGHSIYATARDVSDLHKTQPKVMTDDERPPETNV, encoded by the coding sequence GTGAAAAAACCTATTATACGTGTTCGATTTTATGTGGGGTTCTTAATAGCGAGTTTGCTGGTTGCGTTCATCACTATAAGTTCAGACCGTAGTACAAAAAAGCTTTTAGAAAGCTCCCACGGGATTGTTTCCTCTTATCATATCCAACGGGAAATAGAACGACTGGCCTTAAACATCTCCAATGCACAAACCCATACTCGCGGTTATTACATTACTCACCAATCGGCTTTTCTTGACGAATACCAGGCAGAAAAAAGAAAGCTATCTACTAACATTCGCCGCTTAGAGGAATTAATTAAAAGTAACCCACAACAAATTGCACAGTTGCGAGAATTAGAAACAGTTCTATATGTGCGAATTGGTCAATTGGATTCCGTAGTCAAACACGTGTCACAGAAAAAAGAAGGTGACATCTTTACTGCTGAAAACGTGAAAATTTTTAAAAGCCATGAGCATAAAATTCAGACCCTGTTTGCGGGCATGTTACAAACCGAAGAAAATATACTTGCTGCGCGTATGGAAGAATCAAACCGCCTTAGCACCCGCACCTTTTCAATCGTAACTGCCGGTGGAACTTTGGTTTTAGTTTTAATGAATATCGCAGCTTACGTAGTCTACCGCGATAGCACTCGCAGACAGCGCGCTGAAAATGAACTGGACAAATTTTTTGAATTTTCACTGGATCTGCATGTCTTAGCTGACATGAATGGCAACTTTACAAAAGTAAATCCGGCATTTGAAAGATTGCTAGGATATTCAGCGTTTGAACTGACTTCAAAAACTTTCTTTAACTTTATCCATCCGGACGATCTTGAATCGACTCGCATAGAAGCGAACAAACTTGCAACAGGGGAACCTGTGATCCATTTTGAAAATCGCTACATCGCCAAAGATGGCAAAGTGATTTGGCTAAGTTGGATTGCCGCGCCCGTGGGTCACAGCATTTATGCAACGGCCAGGGACGTATCGGATCTGCATAAGACACAACCTAAAGTTATGACCGACGACGAACGTCCCCCTGAGACTAACGTTTAA